Part of the Sphingomonas morindae genome, CTTTGATCGCAAGCAGGCGTTGACCAGATTGGCGGCGCTCGAGCTACCTCGGAGCTAGGCCCTGCTCGCGTTACCTTGCGACAAGACCCAATCTCAGCCGTTCATGCGCCCCTTCCTGCTCTCTGGTACTGGTCATCCGTTCATCGCATCGTAGCGGCCGCTGTGGGACCTTCGACGCCACACCCCGTGCGACCTAGATTGCGACTTCTGCCAACCGGCTACGACGAGCGCCGCAGCGGGCGGCTGCCGCTCGCTCCGCCGACAATTGTCCCGCAAAGGATGGTGTTTCGGGAGGGTCGTACCCAGCCTTGCCGGCCAGTCCACATTTACCCTTCGGCGGCCAACATCTTCAGCCGTTCACGCAGCCAGCGTTGTGCCGGGTGGTTTGTGGTTCGGTCGTGCCAGATACCCGCGATGGTAAAGCCAGGGATGGTGAGTGGCGGTTCCACCACCTGTACCCGATCCGACCAGCCATCGGCGATCCGCCGTGGGATCAGAGCGATCATGTCGGAGCGCGATACAACCTCCGGCACGATCAAGAAGCCCGACGTAGACAAGGCGACGGTGCGGCGGCGGCCGACAGCCTCCAGTGCCGCATCGGCAGGCCCGGAGAACCCGCCCCCTTGGGGAGACACGACGACGTGCTCCAAAGCGCAGAACACGTCCAGGCTGAGGTGGCCCTGCACAGCTGGATGTCCCCGGCGCGCGATCACCGCGTACCCCTCTTGAAAGAGCTGGCGTTGACGCATGGCCGCCGGTGCATGGTCCGGAGAGGCTAAGGCCAGGTCGATCTCGCCGCGCTCCAACTGTGTGGCGAGCGCCAGCACGTCGAGAGCACGCCAAGCGACGCGGACCCTGGGTGCCTCGGTCCTGAGCGCGACCGAGAAGCGGGTGAGCAGCGCATATTGCACGTAGTCGCTCGCAGCGATCACCAGG contains:
- a CDS encoding LysR family transcriptional regulator, whose amino-acid sequence is MKSKLLPVVIERMDTRNLDLGLLVTLEALLAEGNVTRAARRLNLSQPALSARLARLRDALGDPLLIPAQRGMVLTQRAVELQQPLHEALERVRRVVADGMPSDPATMQATLVIAASDYVQYALLTRFSVALRTEAPRVRVAWRALDVLALATQLERGEIDLALASPDHAPAAMRQRQLFQEGYAVIARRGHPAVQGHLSLDVFCALEHVVVSPQGGGFSGPADAALEAVGRRRTVALSTSGFLIVPEVVSRSDMIALIPRRIADGWSDRVQVVEPPLTIPGFTIAGIWHDRTTNHPAQRWLRERLKMLAAEG